A portion of the Aquila chrysaetos chrysaetos chromosome 4, bAquChr1.4, whole genome shotgun sequence genome contains these proteins:
- the LOC115340648 gene encoding feather keratin 1-like, whose translation MACYDLCRPCGPTPLANSCNEPCVQQCQDSRVVIQPPAVVVTLPGPILSSFPQNTAVGSSSSAAVGNVLSSQGVPISSGGFGGLGGYGFGGLGGFGGRRGCFPC comes from the coding sequence ATGGCCTGCTACGACCTCTGCCGCCCCTGCGGACCCACCCCGCTGGCTAACAGCTGCAACGAGCCCTGTGTCCAGCAGTGCCAGGACTCCCGCGTCGTCATCCAGCCTCCCGCCGTGGTGGTCACCCTGCCAGgacccatcctcagctccttcccccagaACACCGCCGTCGGATCCTCCTCATCGGCTGCCGTGGGCAACGTCCTCAGCTCCCAGGGAGTGCCCATCTCCTCCGGTGGCTTCGGAGGCCTGGGCGGCTACGGCTTCGGAGGCCTGGGCGGCTTCGGCGGCAGAAGAGGCTGCTTCCCCTGCTAA